From the Porites lutea chromosome 5, jaPorLute2.1, whole genome shotgun sequence genome, the window GGACAAATCGTTTTTGTTGGCTGCTATAGCAATGACAGCGCACgtttaagaacattttaaggCTAGTCCGCATGATTAAAAGAAAAGGTAGAAATGAAGCGGTTCCCAATGGCAGTGCTTATTTCACTCAGTCGTGAAGGACTCATCTGTTCCGTGACTCGAGCTCTCAAGCAGGACAAAATGTATTTAGCTCAAAAAGCGCACCAAAAGGATGAAGGAGGCTCCGGGTGAGTGGAAAAACGAGAAATAAGATTGTTGTCTTCCCGTCTtaatatttaaattttcttgCGAAAATTCTATTTGTTTTACAGGACAATTGGTATAAAACGCCGCGATAGCAGAATCgaaagactttttccagaaaaCATTGATTTTAGTTTAGTGGGTAGTACCTAAGATTTCAGGACCAAGCTGCTTCGTTCGGTTACTTGAAAATGTCTTCGTCGAATGTTTTTGCCCGCGCAGCAAATTAAACTTCTCTTAGCTGGCTATTGCATGTATGAATTAGTTAGAAAGATTTCACATGTTATGATGGAAGCTGGCAATGCGACCGTCAAGGACCGCGAATAACTGGCCTTAAAATAGCCGAAGCAAGGTGGTCTTAGTTGCCTTTAATTTTCCCAAAAGTGACGAACATAAATTTTCccttaacagttttaaaaaataatcaagaaaagGTTATGAGTATCAATAATATGATCACCTGAGGGAAGAAGCTTTGATCGTTTGTCAAATTATTTCAACTACTTCTCTAAGAGCTtctaaggaaatgtatagagatcggtctggagaatttgtatgtcgATTGGGGGGGCTTAGAGCGTTGATTCGTATTAATGATAGCCTCCCTCGTACGCAAAtgcagggttcgtacagagtcttgaattctggaaAATAGAGATTAAGCCTGGAAAAAATGGCGAAAAGtcttgggtattttttttaaagctacaacaagtgctttataagtttttgtttttttttgttttggtcaaattttGTTTAATCTCGCCCGTATGTTTGCAGAGCACCACGAAAAAAGCTCTGTTCCTTGCGTCTTTTAAGGTCTCTActgatcacctatttgataaccttgagtctggaaaaagaaattattgtattggCAAAAAAGTCTTagattttggatccaaaaaatCTGTGTGAGCCCTGCAATAACGCATTTTTGGGGGCTTTGTTCGCACTCTGTGGGAGGGGCATACAACGCTTGCGTGGTAGTTAGAATAAAAATagccttaaattttttttctataaattgCACTGTTGTACACCCTGTGCTATTTTTCAATAAATGATAGTTTTGAAGTGGCATGACTGACGTTTATTTGCCTTACAAACTTAACCGTTTAAATTCTGCCATTAAGAAGTCAATGTGAACCCCCAAAGCGAAAGAATAAATAAGAGAAGGATTCTTAACGAAAATAAAACGCATAAAAAGGCTACGATAACCGTGAAAccacaacaataaaatagatGCAAACCGCAAAAAATGTAGTCTTAATTGGTTAAATTCACAACCCTCATTCTAGTTTTCAAAACAACCTTGTCACTGGTTTAAAACGTCGCAGAAATTGTACCTTTTGATGAATAAAACTTCAAGAACCACTGAGAACCGACCAGTCACAAAGGAAAAATCTGATCACTAAGTAAGAGATAAAGCCCGAGAACGGAGGTATTAAGCCATATACATCCCGAGGGCCGTAGGCCCGAGGGATGTATATGGATTAATACCGACGTTCGAGGGGTTTATCTAACTTATTTCATGATATTATTCATGAGGTATAGGTTACATAAAGGTCGTCTTCACAGGGCAATAATTGGCCACTTGTTTTTGACatctgtttttttgtcattttttgatcCGACCGCAGACAATGACGTATTTCATTGTAAGTATTGTAAAGGTTTTCACACAGCATCAAGAAAGGGCGTTTCACGGGTCATAATTTGTTCAAACCACTTGTTCTCACTTAGGTGAGAAACGGAGAACAATAGCGCATTGTTTGCTTGCTAAGCCGACAACAAtcaaatttcaaaccttttgtatttttttatttttgtcttggtaTTTTTTGGGGGCCAGTACACTTGTGAGAGCGGCAATGGATagtgacgacgaaattttcctaACGCAAAATACTTTCTCTCAGGAGCCTTTTTCTCCTGAGTTGAATTTGGAAGAGTTAGTGGGAGACTTTAGAGAAGTAAGCGAACGAGATAGTGTTGAAgtcgaaaagaaagaaaatcctgGGCGTAATATCGTTGTTGTTTGTGATAACGAAGTCGAGAAGAGAAGAGAGTCCAGAATACCGGCAAACACGAAAGTTAATACTTCATGGGCGGTACGTTGTTGGGAGGAATGGGCCGTCGAACGCaatgtaaaagttaaaaagaatagcAGCAAAGAGAAATACCACGAAGTCAATCCTGACATTAAGAAAGTCGCTAATGAGCAGCTTGACTACTGGCTTGGGAAGTTTGTTTTGGAAATTCGGAAGAAGAAAGAACCTGGAAGCGTGTAagtgacgacgaaattttccaaaggcttaaaattttcttagagTGAACACATAGCCTGCATGATATATGGGATACTAGTGTATTTTCTATAGTTGCAGAATAAATTTCTATATTTGTGTTAAAGGGAGAAATTTTCTCAGAATGTTTGGCGGGGTCAAAGGACGtgtatgatttgctttaattgctcattataaatggaagggatttatttgtatattgccCAGGGCAGCAGGGCAATATACAGATAAATACCGGGTAGTTATATAGATATTGCCCTTGCATTTATAATCAGCAATTTATTCAATTCATCAGCCCCGCTCTTCCCTGCCACATTATCAAGCCCTCCCCGGACTTTCAGTTAGTTAAATATTCATGAAGTatgtaagttaaataaaggatgttgaataacaaaagaaaatgtgtgattcatgaaataaaataacataaagCCTCCAGATGATTTCTGATTTCTGTATTGTATAGCATTAATTTCAGATTACCATTAACgcaatattttgtttgaaaatgtgGGAATTATTAGGTGGACATTTAAATTTGAGGCAATCAGCTTGCAagcttaattttaaaaaaatacacagCATGATGTCAAAGAAAAGGAGTAAAAAAATCAACATCTCTTTAATTTGGTCTCGattttattgtcattgttaATTTGTCGCCAAAAGttacaatacagtaaaaaccaacaaccaagaacctggtttttaggaacccgttaggctaaaatttgcaagTTAGGCCCGCTCTGTACAGGAACCTGTTAAGTCTAGAACTTGacacaggttcttattttctaaaatctacaacaacaaaaaaaattcagtacACTTGGGTAAATAAGGTAAGTCTGCATTCAGGATTCTCTTGGGAGACATGGGTGCCTTAttactccaactgcaatgttaTGAGGTTTTCCCTGAGGAGTGAGCCAAATAATAGTCaatactcttagctacactGTATTCTTTCTTCAGAAAGTAACAACCTATTTAAGAagctaaatagcctaaatttgtgctaattacccCTTTTATGTAAGAACTTGTTTAGGCTAAGTTcagaaaatgtaggttcttagttgcgggtttttactgtatgtcCCAGGGGTACTCCTGTTAGGCGGTAGTTTTATTGATCAAAGGGAACAGAAGATTGGCAGCTTTGGTCtggacctctttagcttgtatatttttatttctcaaagaaggtcatgtgataatactcttaAGAACTGtacctttcaaattttgtcttaTTCCGTGCCATGgaaataatttatgaaaagacgaAGTGGCGAATTCCCCTGAGGCCctcattgggaaaacaaaatgacctcaaccaggttgtggtgtccagcggttttagcgaaaacaagggtttgggttgggtgctcagtctcgcgggctcTTAAAACGTGGTCTTGGTCATTCTTATGGATGGATTTTCGAAAAATACGCCATTTGCGAGTTCCAAAAAACAActcactttcaaagcgaggctaagtgcaaaacatttgttaattgaaaaatgagttttcttTGCATGACGTACAAAAAGTCATTCTCATGTctttcatatcaatagctttgcaccctcgttttgaaacagaggctcaACCGCTTATCCCCCAATAAGATCCCAGAAACTATTGCGGTACGcgtttcggctccagttcccttttCGTTTCTCAAGTGGCGAATTGCACTATTGGAGTGGTTTTGACGCAGCCAGGTAATACAATGCCAACACAGTCTCACGCTCATAGCAAGCCCCAACTGGCCAACAGAACGTTTTCATATGACGTTACGTGACTCAAGTCCGCCATATATggttgcgttcgattgggaaatccggaatCGAACGCAAAATCCGAAAATGGATTTCACCTCCGAGAAATCCGTCttcagggtggatttcaattaagaaatccaaatccggatttcatggatttcctttttaccgttcgattgggaaatccgaaaaaggatttgcaaaactattctcgtgaacagcggtcttctttttgctaattatgcgtGCACGTGCAAGAAACCGCTGTTCTTAAGGGGGGAGTCTGGTTGAAATTTTGAGTTAAATTATGAACTcggtcatttttttgttttattcgtTTTTAGACAGAAAAactattcaactttaaaatattaacacTTTCAACATCAGAAATTAtccataaaatgaaataaaagttcaATCTTTCGTAGTGTATACAAAATTGTTTTCCGTTTCCATGGCAACCGTTTCAAACAAATGCATTTTGGAGGGGTTTTTTGCACTGATATGAAGTCCAATGGTTCGTTTGTTCCTGTAGTCCCTTCCAAGACCATCCCTGTTCAATATTTCCAAACTTGGAAGGCCTGGTTGCATAGCACGGTGTTATTTCGCTCTTCGTACAGACTCCATGTGAATCTCTCGCACAACGCGATGCCAAAAGGAGGAAAAATCGGGCGAAAACAGTCCGTACTGAAAAAGAattgtcaaaaaaagaaatcaaaattcaagggagtccaaaaacaaaagaaagtgccCATGGAACTGGCGAGAAACGCTGCTACTGAAATCGCGTTTGTCGGTGAAGATGATGTTGTGAGTAAACAGATTCCACCGCCTGCTGCTTCGGCTTCTCTGAGAAAAATTGGTGCTGAATACACAGAAAGCTCTTCCGATGAAAGTATAGATCCAAAAGGTGAGATACCAGAAGGATACCGTCTTGTGTCCATGGATAGTCTCAAAGAATTTGCAAGAAGGATTCATTCAAATTCGCAATGTGCTTCCGGTGAGATCAtcattttcagttatttttactTTCGCAATTCTCATAGTATATATTATAAAACGTGCttctattgttgctgttgtcgtcCGGCGTCGTCATCActtagttattttctttattgttgttgttgcaggcCATCTAGAACTTCGAGAAATAAGCACAAACCGATTTGGCCTCAGCAGCAGCATATATGCTATTTGTGATGACTGCGGTCTGACGGAATTTCTGGGTACTGGTGAACATAATTCCTTAGACAACGGCCCTAGAACTGTGCAAGGGAAGGATGTAAATCGCCGAGTGGTTTATGCTGCCAGCGAAATGGGGTTTGGCACGTTGTCTTCCAGGCTTTATACCCAAAAATGCAAATGAGTCTGTGAATTCATTAGTGTGGATTAGGTGCCCAAAGCACAATTGGCATGGTAAGGGCTGGGTTAGCTGTTGGGGCTCACACCAGAAAGGAAAGCAGCAGAAGAGACTCTGGGCGAATTATAAAGGCTGAAAAAAGTATCCAGGATCTGCGTAAAAAATACAGAGTTGCTCGCAGGCAAGCAAAGCAAAGAGACGAGGAACAACAGCGATAAAAGGAGGGCACAACATACGGTGCCGGTGCTTTCAATGAACTGACTGTTGCCACAGAACcagcaagaaagagaaaaaagagataGAAATCGTGATTTATATCTAAAAAATGATGTGCTGATACTGCAATGAGGCCTACTTTTACTAATTTACTAGTGGTAGCTTCCTGTAGTGAATGTTACACTGCTGATTTTGCTTGCCAAATTTTAAGCtgcatttttctcaaaaaggcATTTTGGCGGAGTTTTTTTATGCCCCCTTAGATTTTTATTCTTTGGTTTTATCCGTTTTCTACCAAATTTGGCTCAGTTACTTATGAAAGGCTGTTCTACAAACCTATTGaggcttttttatttttgatgaatACAGTTGATGATATTCCGGGTTGAACTTTTTACAAACTTATGCCGTTGCTATGGCAACATAAGTTGCTGAAAACCGAAATCGCTCAATAGGTTTGTAGGAGAGTGTGTGTAGTGTTATTGTGAGAAATATCATGGTTACTTtgtaaatagaaaagaaaaaaaagtatggGGGCATGAAATTGGTGGAAAAAAGCCTCCATGAAGAACttggttaataattaaccataAATTTGCTTATCATGGGATGTAAACCATATGCCACATTAGACTGTGGGCTGGTctatttgcatgaaaaattcTATGAAGATACATAAAATAGCTGGTGTTTTATGTGCTTTACAATCTGTGACAAATTTGGGCTCAAAATGTAACCAGACTCCCCCcttaaggacagtttttcatttcccaatcgaacagtaaaaaggaaatccaaaaacagatatcCCAGCGTttaaatccgttttcggatttcgcgttcgattacaaatccgaaatccggattttaaaatctaaatccagatttcctaATCGAACGCACCCTTTGACTTTGTGTCCCAGAACAATGAACCGATGGCCATTTTGGTGTACCAAACCATTCCTGTGGGAGATGAACATTTTTGCCAtttaaagctttcttttgttccaataaatttgcatagctgaTCGCCACGTGATTAAAATGCTCCACATGAAAAGTGCTCGTGCCTTTTAGGGGAGCCCCCTTCAGAAATTTAGAGGGGCTTTTGCATCCAATCAGGGCAGGGCAAATTTGAGAAAGGATTATTGTTATTGCAAAATGTCATAATAAAGAGTATTTATTTACACATAGTAGTGTCCAAATCTACATTTGAATTGTGCCAATCATCAGTAAGTAGAggaagaaaattttgttttagagCCAGAGTGaacaaaaacttgaaatatGAACGACATAGGTATCTTCTACACATAAACAGGTGAGACAATCTAGTTTTATGAACTTACTCTCTAAACTTATGGCTTACTGTTACCGCAGTTCAAGACTCGCTCATTTGTTTTTAGAGTGAAGTGTCAACTTCTGGCCTAgcgtcaatttttccacttggAAAAAGGATTTTGATGGTTATTAGCAGCAAATAACTGCAAAGATTTGTTAAGTAACGATTTTCGTTCCAGAAAACGGCATTCGCTTCGATCAACGCGACCCAAAACTTAGTGACCGTTTGGAGttcacaaatgaaaataaattgtaGTCACAAAAAAAGCGAACCAGATCACCTTCAGTCTCATAGAAGACCATCCCGTTGGATGTTATTTACTTCCCCTTTGGTGACGCCTTCACGTGTATACAGCTTTATAAAAGGAACGTACAAGAACTGAAACTTGTTTACAGAGGGAAAAATGcaagtattaaaaaaatattatttcggCCGGCTTAACTTCCTGCCGAGTATATGTTTACAATCGAGGATTTTTCCCTGCCTCGACCTGCCTTTGTCAATGAAAACCGTGTCTGCCTAtttcaatgatatattgttaaGTTGTGTCTTGGGTCATGCATTAAGCTTGGAGTTCAATTTGAAAAGGAATTTATCCTGCTGGATCTTGTCAGGAAGATAGCCGGTCGGCTGCATTTTTCGGACTGACTTCTATACTAGCTGGTCATACCTTTCTCCAGTAAACGATTAGTATATGTTTACAATCAGGGATTTTTCCCTGCCTCGACCTGCCTTTGTCATCGAAAACCGTGTCTGCCTATTTCAATGATGTATTGTTAAGTTGTGTCTTGGGTCATGCATTAGCTTGGAGTTCAGTTTGAAAAGGAATTTATCCTGCTGGCTCTTGTCATGAAGATAGCGGGTCGGCTGCATTTTTCGGACTGACTTCTATACTAGCTGGTCATACCTTTCTCCAGTAAACGATTAGTATATGTTTACAATCAGGGATTTTTCCCTGCCTTGACCTGCCTTTGTCATCGAAAACCGTGTCTGCCTATTTCAATGATGTATTGTTAAGTTGTGTCTTGGGTCATGCATTAAGCTTGGAGTTCAGTTTGAAAAGGAATTTATCCTGCTGGCTCTTGTCATGAAGATAGCCGGTCGGCTGCATTTTTCGGACTGACTTCTATACTAGCTggtcatacctttctccaataAACGATTAGTATATGTTTACAATCAGGGATTTTTCCCTGCCTCGACCTGCATTTGTCATTGAAAACCGTGTCTGCCTATTTCAATGATGTATTGTTAAGTTGTGTCTTGGGTCATGCATTAGCTTGGAGTTCAGTTTGAAAAGGAATTTATCCTGCTGGCTCTTGTCATGAAGATAGCCGGTCGGCTGCATTTTTCGGACTGACTTCTATACTAGCTGGTCATACCTTTCTCCAGTAAACGATTAGTATATGTTTACAATCAGAGATTTTTCCCTGCCTCGACCTGCCTTTGTCATCGAAAACCGTGTCTGCCTATTTCAATGATGTATTGTTAAGTTGTGTCTTGGGTCATGCATTAAGCTTGGAGTTCAGTTTGAAAAGGAATTTATCCTGCTGGCTCTTGTCATGAAGATAGCCGGTCGGCTGCATTTTTCGGACTGACTTCTATACTACTAGCTGGTCGCACCTTTCTCCAGTAAACGATTAGAATTCATTTCTGAGCTATTCACAGTGTCGGTGCCCCTTATAATTATATCAAGCACTTAATGCACCCGACTGCTTAAGGCTACGCTTTAAAGTGAAGGAATGCGTGAATACAGCTCTGTAGCCCGGgcgggggggggtggggtgggggaatACTCCcaataatggcctatacgggaaggctccgcccgaCAGGGgcatctttttcaggcttcaggtatagtcaaaccccgttaattctgagcactgagggggccatagaaagtgtccgtattaagtgggttggatttagagaaaatgtaagggctttctttccccacagacaaagcaaactgtccataaaAATGAGGtgtaaagcggggtttgactg encodes:
- the LOC140937127 gene encoding uncharacterized protein, whose translation is MKSNGSFVPVVPSKTIPVQYFQTWKAWLHSTVLFRSSYRLHVNLSHNAMPKGGKIGRKQSVLKKNCQKKKSKFKGVQKQKKVPMELARNAATEIAFVGEDDVVSKQIPPPAASASLRKIGAEYTESSSDESIDPKGEIPEGYRLVSMDSLKEFARRIHSNSQCASGHLELREISTNRFGLSSSIYAICDDCGLTEFLGTGEHNSLDNGPRTVQGKDVNRRVVYAASEMGFGTLSSRLYTQKCK